From Streptomyces sp. NBC_01754, a single genomic window includes:
- the whiG gene encoding RNA polymerase sigma factor WhiG yields MPQHTSGSDRAAVPAAARGTVRPSAPSSLDELWRSYKTTGDERLREQLILHYSPLVKYVAGRVSVGLPSNVEQADFVSSGVFGLIDAIEKFDLERAIKFETYAITRIRGAMIDELRALDWIPRSVRQKARNVERAYTTLEARLRRTPSEAEVAAEMGIALEELHSVFSQLSLANVVALEELLHVGGEGGDRLSLMDTLEDTAADNPVEVAEDRELRRMLARAINTLPEREKTVVTLYYYEGLTLAEIGNVLGVTESRVSQIHTKSVLQLRAKLADAGR; encoded by the coding sequence ATGCCCCAGCACACCTCCGGGTCTGACCGCGCGGCAGTACCAGCGGCTGCGCGTGGCACTGTGCGCCCGTCTGCCCCTTCCTCGCTCGACGAGTTGTGGCGTTCCTACAAGACGACGGGTGACGAGCGGCTGAGGGAGCAGCTGATCCTGCACTACTCGCCCCTGGTGAAGTACGTCGCCGGCCGGGTCAGCGTGGGGCTGCCGTCCAACGTGGAACAGGCGGACTTCGTCTCCTCCGGGGTCTTCGGGCTGATCGACGCCATCGAGAAGTTCGACCTCGAGCGCGCCATCAAGTTCGAGACGTACGCCATCACCAGGATCCGCGGGGCGATGATCGACGAACTCCGGGCGCTGGACTGGATCCCCCGGTCCGTACGGCAGAAGGCGCGCAACGTCGAGCGTGCCTACACCACCCTGGAGGCGCGGCTGCGGCGTACCCCGTCCGAGGCCGAGGTCGCCGCGGAGATGGGCATCGCCCTGGAGGAACTGCACTCGGTTTTCAGCCAGTTGTCGCTCGCCAACGTGGTCGCGCTGGAGGAGCTGCTGCATGTCGGCGGGGAGGGGGGCGACCGGCTGAGCCTGATGGACACCCTTGAGGACACCGCGGCCGACAACCCGGTCGAGGTCGCCGAGGACCGTGAGCTCAGACGCATGCTCGCCCGCGCCATCAACACACTCCCGGAGCGTGAGAAGACCGTGGTCACCCTCTACTACTACGAGGGCCTCACCCTCGCCGAGATCGGCAACGTCCTCGGAGTCACCGAGAGCAGGGTCAGCCAGATCCACACCAAGTCGGTGCTCCAGCTCCGGGCGAAGCTGGCCGACGCCGGACGCTGA
- the rimM gene encoding ribosome maturation factor RimM (Essential for efficient processing of 16S rRNA), with amino-acid sequence MQLVVARIGRAHGIKGEVTVEVRTDEPELRLGPGAVLATDPADQGPLTIESGRVHSGRLLLRFENVRDRTAAEALRNILLIAEVDPAQLPEDEEEFYDHQLIDLDVVLADGTEVGRITEISHLPSQDLFIVERPDGSEVMIPFVEEIVAEIDLEEQRAVITPPPGLIDEGEALVASARDEQAAGQDGGPAEARDGGPADGQRKDDA; translated from the coding sequence GTGCAGTTGGTAGTGGCGCGGATCGGCCGCGCCCACGGCATCAAGGGCGAGGTCACCGTCGAGGTGCGCACCGACGAGCCCGAACTCCGGCTCGGCCCCGGGGCCGTCCTGGCCACGGACCCGGCGGACCAGGGGCCCCTGACGATCGAGTCGGGCCGGGTGCACAGCGGCAGGCTCCTGCTGCGCTTCGAGAACGTCCGCGACCGTACGGCCGCCGAGGCGCTGCGCAACATCCTCCTGATCGCCGAGGTGGACCCGGCGCAACTGCCGGAGGACGAGGAAGAGTTCTACGACCACCAGCTGATCGACCTGGACGTGGTCCTCGCCGACGGCACCGAGGTCGGCCGGATCACCGAGATCAGCCACCTGCCGTCGCAGGACCTGTTCATCGTGGAGCGCCCGGACGGCAGCGAGGTGATGATCCCGTTCGTGGAGGAGATCGTCGCCGAGATCGACCTGGAGGAGCAGCGGGCCGTGATCACCCCGCCGCCCGGTCTGATCGACGAGGGCGAGGCCCTCGTGGCCTCGGCGCGGGACGAGCAGGCGGCGGGACAGGACGGCGGGCCGGCCGAGGCGCGGGACGGCGGTCCGGCCGACGGGCAGCGGAAGGACGACGCGTGA
- the rplS gene encoding 50S ribosomal protein L19: MTSLLDGVNAASLRTDLPAFRPGDTVNVHVRVIEGNRSRIQQFKGIVIRRQGSGVSETFTVRKVSFSVGVERTFPVHSPIFEKIELVTRGDVRRAKLYFLRELRGKAAKIKEKRDR, from the coding sequence ATGACTTCCCTGCTCGATGGCGTCAACGCCGCCTCGCTCCGTACCGACCTCCCGGCCTTCCGCCCGGGTGACACGGTCAACGTCCACGTGCGCGTGATCGAGGGCAACCGCTCCCGTATCCAGCAGTTCAAGGGCATCGTCATCCGCCGCCAGGGCTCGGGCGTCAGCGAGACCTTCACGGTCCGCAAGGTCTCCTTCAGCGTCGGCGTCGAGCGCACCTTCCCGGTGCACAGCCCGATCTTCGAGAAGATCGAGCTCGTCACCCGCGGTGACGTCCGTCGCGCCAAGCTGTACTTCCTCCGTGAGCTGCGCGGCAAGGCCGCGAAGATCAAGGAGAAGCGCGACCGCTGA
- the lepB gene encoding signal peptidase I: MGRRGRPRGQGEPDAPVPASTGTGSSGTGSPPTRAERRRLDREARRRGHGSTLKEIPLLVLVALVIALVLKTFLVQAFVIPSGSMEQTIKIGDRVLVDKLTPWFGAGPERGDVVVFEDPGGWLPREETVPDESPVGVKQVKELLTFIGLLPSQDEQDLIKRVVGVGGDTVTCCGTDGRVTVNGVALDEPYLYPDGEPSTVQFEVKVPPGRLFVMGDHRSNSADSRFHLGEPHHGTVSEEQVVGRAVVIAWPFAHWRGLEERATYAAVPDGRAGTAEGAGPSNSVVPQDPNGMVLLPTPAELPLVMGVVGLRRIGRGRWHGVRSGCGGFGGRRTIRTRRTRGPAFEGRRSGRRGGPGGG; the protein is encoded by the coding sequence ATGGGTAGGCGCGGACGTCCGCGTGGGCAGGGGGAGCCGGACGCCCCCGTGCCGGCGTCCACGGGCACCGGCTCCTCCGGAACCGGCTCGCCGCCCACCAGGGCGGAGCGCCGCAGGCTGGACCGTGAGGCGAGGCGCCGCGGGCACGGGTCCACGCTCAAGGAGATACCCCTCCTGGTCCTGGTGGCCTTGGTGATCGCGCTGGTGCTCAAGACGTTCCTGGTGCAGGCGTTCGTGATCCCGTCCGGATCGATGGAGCAGACGATCAAGATCGGCGACCGGGTGCTGGTGGACAAGCTGACGCCCTGGTTCGGGGCCGGGCCGGAGCGCGGCGACGTCGTGGTCTTCGAGGACCCGGGCGGATGGCTGCCCCGGGAGGAGACCGTGCCCGACGAGTCTCCCGTCGGTGTGAAGCAGGTCAAGGAACTGCTGACCTTCATCGGACTGCTGCCCTCGCAGGACGAGCAGGACCTGATCAAGCGGGTCGTCGGTGTGGGAGGAGACACGGTCACGTGCTGCGGGACGGACGGCAGGGTCACCGTCAACGGCGTCGCGCTGGACGAGCCCTATCTGTATCCGGACGGTGAGCCGTCCACGGTCCAATTCGAGGTAAAGGTTCCCCCGGGGCGTCTCTTCGTCATGGGCGACCACCGGTCCAACTCCGCCGACTCGCGGTTCCATCTCGGCGAGCCGCACCACGGGACGGTCTCCGAGGAACAGGTCGTCGGACGTGCGGTGGTGATCGCCTGGCCCTTCGCCCACTGGCGCGGACTGGAGGAGCGGGCGACGTACGCGGCCGTTCCCGACGGGCGTGCCGGGACGGCGGAGGGGGCGGGCCCGTCGAATAGTGTGGTGCCCCAGGATCCCAACGGAATGGTCCTGCTCCCGACCCCTGCGGAACTCCCGCTCGTTATGGGAGTGGTGGGCCTGCGCCGGATCGGGCGCGGGCGGTGGCACGGAGTGAGGAGTGGATGTGGGGGATTTGGCGGTCGGCGCACGATCCGGACACGACGGACCCGAGGACCGGCCTTCGAAGGGCGGCGTTCCGGGCGACGCGGCGGGCCCGGCGGAGGGTGA
- a CDS encoding NUDIX hydrolase: MTAETREVARVVLLDPADRILLMHGFEPAGPSTRWWFTPGGGLEGEESREEAALRELAEETGIRDVGLGPLLWIRTCSFGFDGRHWEQDEWYYLARTERTVTDRSGFTELERRSVAGLRWWTSSELLATRETVYPTGLAGLLQTLLDEGPPRVPLVLAPEIG, translated from the coding sequence GTGACCGCTGAGACGCGTGAGGTCGCCCGGGTCGTCCTCCTGGACCCGGCGGACAGGATCCTGCTGATGCACGGCTTCGAGCCGGCCGGCCCGTCGACCCGCTGGTGGTTCACCCCGGGCGGCGGTCTGGAGGGCGAGGAGAGCCGGGAGGAGGCCGCCCTGCGCGAGCTCGCCGAGGAGACCGGGATCAGGGATGTCGGACTCGGCCCGTTGCTCTGGATCCGCACCTGCTCCTTCGGGTTCGACGGGCGCCACTGGGAACAGGACGAGTGGTACTACCTGGCGCGGACGGAGCGGACGGTCACCGACCGGAGCGGCTTCACCGAGCTGGAGCGGCGCAGTGTCGCCGGCCTGAGGTGGTGGACCTCCTCCGAACTCCTCGCGACGCGTGAGACGGTGTACCCGACCGGACTCGCCGGACTGCTGCAGACGCTGCTCGACGAGGGCCCTCCGCGCGTTCCGCTGGTTCTCGCCCCCGAAATCGGCTGA
- a CDS encoding YifB family Mg chelatase-like AAA ATPase has product MGFARACSVALVGVEGVVVEVQADLEPGVAAFTLVGLPDKSLVESRDRVRAAVVNSGAEWPQKKLTVGLSPASVPKGGSGFDLAVACAVLGAAERIDPAAISDVVMVGELGLDGRVRPVRGVLPAVLAAAEAGYRQVVVPEQTAGEAALVPGVSVLGVRSLRQLIAVLAEEPVPDEPAADRSRPDPLRAGLMVPGAGVGTGLVAGGGRGAGRQPDLADVAGQSRARTALEVAAAGGHHLLLSGPPGAGKTMLAERLTGILPPLTRRESLEVTAVHSVAGILPPGEPLVARAPYCAPHHSATMQSLVGGGNGLPRPGAVSLAHRGILFLDEAPEFSGRALDALRQPLESGHVVVARAAGVVRLPARFLMVLAANPCPCGRHTLTGAGCECPPSAVRRYQARLSGPLLDRVDLRVEVEPVGRADLLGGGGRGETSAEVAVRVREARARAAERLAGTPWTTNSEVPGHELRTRLTAAPGALMAAERDMERGLLTARGLDRVLRVAWTLADLRAADRPDASDIAVALELRTGIHRGVPLKAGAS; this is encoded by the coding sequence ATGGGGTTCGCGCGGGCGTGTTCGGTGGCGCTGGTGGGCGTCGAAGGTGTGGTGGTGGAGGTCCAGGCCGATCTGGAACCAGGCGTGGCCGCGTTCACGCTCGTCGGGCTGCCGGACAAGAGCCTGGTGGAGAGCCGCGACCGGGTCAGGGCGGCGGTCGTCAACTCGGGGGCCGAGTGGCCCCAGAAGAAGCTGACGGTGGGGCTGTCCCCGGCCTCCGTGCCCAAGGGTGGATCGGGCTTCGACCTCGCCGTGGCGTGCGCGGTGCTCGGTGCCGCGGAGCGGATCGACCCGGCGGCCATCTCCGACGTGGTGATGGTCGGGGAGCTGGGACTGGACGGCCGGGTCCGCCCGGTGCGTGGCGTCCTGCCCGCGGTCCTGGCCGCCGCGGAGGCAGGGTACCGCCAGGTGGTGGTGCCGGAGCAGACCGCCGGGGAGGCCGCGCTGGTGCCCGGTGTCTCGGTCCTCGGCGTGCGGAGTCTGCGTCAGCTGATCGCCGTGCTCGCCGAGGAGCCGGTGCCGGACGAGCCGGCAGCCGACCGGAGCCGGCCCGATCCTCTGCGGGCCGGGCTCATGGTGCCGGGAGCGGGCGTCGGAACCGGCCTGGTGGCGGGCGGTGGCCGGGGAGCGGGCCGGCAGCCCGACCTGGCGGACGTGGCGGGCCAGAGCCGGGCGCGTACGGCGCTGGAGGTCGCCGCGGCCGGCGGACACCATCTGCTGCTCTCCGGGCCGCCGGGAGCGGGCAAGACGATGCTGGCCGAGCGGCTCACCGGGATCCTGCCGCCGCTCACCCGGCGGGAGTCCCTCGAAGTGACGGCGGTGCACTCCGTGGCGGGCATCCTCCCCCCGGGTGAACCGCTGGTCGCCAGAGCGCCGTACTGCGCGCCGCACCACTCGGCGACGATGCAGTCGCTGGTCGGCGGCGGCAACGGGCTCCCGCGGCCCGGCGCGGTCTCCCTGGCACACCGGGGAATCCTCTTCCTGGACGAGGCTCCGGAATTCTCCGGGCGCGCGCTCGACGCCTTGCGCCAGCCCCTGGAGTCCGGACACGTGGTGGTCGCGCGCGCCGCCGGGGTGGTGCGGCTGCCCGCCCGGTTCCTGATGGTGCTGGCCGCCAATCCGTGTCCGTGCGGCCGGCACACCCTGACGGGTGCCGGTTGCGAGTGCCCGCCCTCGGCGGTTCGCCGGTATCAGGCGCGGCTCTCCGGGCCCCTGCTGGACAGGGTGGACCTGCGCGTCGAGGTCGAACCCGTGGGCAGGGCCGATCTGTTGGGAGGCGGAGGCCGGGGGGAGACCTCGGCGGAGGTCGCCGTGCGGGTGCGCGAGGCCAGGGCGCGAGCGGCGGAGCGGCTGGCGGGGACCCCCTGGACCACCAACAGCGAAGTGCCCGGCCACGAGCTGCGGACCCGGCTGACCGCGGCACCGGGCGCGCTGATGGCGGCCGAGCGGGACATGGAGAGGGGCCTGCTGACGGCCCGGGGGCTGGACCGGGTGCTGCGCGTGGCGTGGACGCTGGCGGACCTGAGGGCCGCCGACCGCCCGGACGCCTCCGACATCGCGGTGGCCCTGGAGCTGCGGACGGGCATCCATCGCGGAGTACCCCTGAAAGCCGGTGCGTCATGA
- the lepB gene encoding signal peptidase I, translating to MSGTGRTDDGRGRLGGVLSNLAVAVGCVLFLGGSAWAAVVYKPYTVPTSSMSPTVNAGDRVLAERVDGDEVRRGDVVVFTDEVWGATPMVKRVVGVGGDTVACCDEAGRLTVDGDPIEEPYLRADGTASPAGTPASGKDFTAKVPEGSLFLLGDERTSSLDSRVHLEDTDQGAVPRSAVQARVDAVVWPMNGMIDRPEAFAALPGGVSAVGPLPLQAGSVGVGVLLILGGAAYGPLAALSARRGRRTRVPAGDR from the coding sequence ATGAGCGGAACGGGACGTACGGATGACGGCCGCGGCCGGCTCGGCGGTGTGCTGTCGAACCTGGCCGTGGCCGTCGGATGTGTGCTCTTCCTCGGCGGCTCCGCCTGGGCGGCGGTGGTGTACAAGCCGTACACCGTGCCGACCTCGTCGATGTCCCCGACGGTGAACGCCGGGGACCGCGTGCTCGCGGAACGCGTGGACGGCGACGAGGTGAGGCGTGGGGACGTGGTCGTCTTCACCGACGAGGTGTGGGGCGCCACACCGATGGTGAAGCGGGTCGTCGGGGTGGGCGGCGACACGGTCGCCTGCTGTGACGAGGCCGGCCGGCTGACCGTGGACGGCGACCCCATCGAAGAACCGTATCTGCGGGCCGACGGCACGGCGTCACCGGCCGGGACTCCGGCCTCGGGGAAGGACTTCACCGCGAAGGTGCCCGAGGGCAGCCTCTTCCTCCTGGGCGACGAGCGCACCAGCTCGCTGGACTCGCGGGTCCACCTGGAGGACACCGATCAGGGCGCGGTGCCGCGTAGCGCCGTGCAGGCCCGGGTGGACGCGGTGGTGTGGCCCATGAACGGCATGATCGACCGCCCGGAGGCCTTCGCCGCCCTGCCGGGGGGTGTCTCCGCCGTCGGACCGCTGCCCCTCCAGGCCGGGTCCGTGGGGGTGGGCGTCCTGCTCATCCTGGGCGGGGCCGCGTACGGACCGCTCGCGGCCCTCTCCGCACGCCGGGGCAGGCGGACGAGGGTGCCCGCCGGTGACCGCTGA
- the lepB gene encoding signal peptidase I, whose product MDTEAQHTERDRSFGPADGEGEGSRSTHVPDPKTDRDPETAEGTETAGGTRWRRVALLGVFCTVALLLFSAFVLQPFLIPSGSMEPTLRVGDRLLVNKLAYRFGSEPQRGDVVVFDGVGSFVQETPGENPVTALLRGAGSSLGLAEPAETDFVKRVVGVGGDRVVCCDKRGRVQVNGGPVDEEYLHPDDRPSQVAFDIVVPAGRLWMMGDHRSRSRDSRDHLGGPGGGMVPVDRVIGRVDWLGWPLGRIGPLQDTGAFTGVRPAGADHG is encoded by the coding sequence ATGGACACGGAAGCACAGCACACGGAGCGCGATCGCTCCTTCGGCCCGGCGGACGGGGAGGGGGAGGGGTCGCGCTCCACGCATGTCCCGGACCCGAAGACGGACCGGGACCCGGAGACGGCCGAGGGGACGGAGACGGCCGGGGGGACGCGCTGGAGGCGGGTGGCCCTCCTGGGGGTGTTCTGTACGGTCGCGCTGCTGCTGTTCAGCGCCTTCGTGCTCCAGCCCTTCCTCATCCCCAGCGGCTCGATGGAGCCCACGCTGAGGGTGGGGGACCGGCTGCTGGTCAACAAACTGGCGTACCGTTTCGGCTCCGAACCGCAGCGTGGCGACGTGGTGGTCTTCGACGGGGTCGGCTCCTTCGTGCAGGAGACGCCCGGCGAGAATCCCGTGACCGCGCTGCTGCGGGGGGCGGGTTCGTCCCTGGGGCTGGCCGAGCCCGCCGAAACCGACTTCGTGAAGCGGGTGGTGGGCGTGGGCGGCGACCGCGTGGTCTGCTGCGACAAGCGCGGCCGGGTCCAGGTGAACGGCGGTCCGGTCGACGAGGAGTACCTGCACCCGGACGACCGGCCGTCCCAGGTCGCCTTCGACATCGTGGTCCCCGCCGGCAGGCTGTGGATGATGGGCGACCACCGTTCGCGCTCGCGGGACTCGCGGGACCACCTGGGGGGGCCCGGCGGCGGCATGGTGCCCGTCGACCGGGTGATCGGGCGGGTCGACTGGCTCGGCTGGCCGCTCGGCAGAATCGGGCCCTTGCAGGACACGGGCGCCTTCACCGGCGTCAGGCCGGCGGGCGCGGACCATGGGTAG
- the trmD gene encoding tRNA (guanosine(37)-N1)-methyltransferase TrmD produces MRLDVVTIFPEYLEPLNVSLVGKARSRGRLGVHVHDLRDWTYDRHNTVDDTPYGGGPGMVMKTEPWGEALDEVLAEGYEAGAYAPALVVPTPSGRPFTQELAVELSGRPWLIFAPARYEGIDRRVTEEYATRMPVVEVSIGDYVLAGGEAAVLVVTEAVARLLPGVLGNAESHRDDSFAPGAMADLLEGPVYTKPPEWRGRGIPEVLLSGHHGRIARWRRDEAFRRTALNRPDLIERCEASGFDRKDREILSILGWSPEPGGRFWRRPEGVEE; encoded by the coding sequence ATGCGGCTCGACGTCGTCACGATCTTCCCCGAGTACCTGGAGCCGCTGAACGTCTCGCTCGTCGGCAAGGCGCGCTCCCGCGGCCGGCTCGGCGTCCACGTCCATGACCTGCGCGACTGGACGTACGACCGGCACAACACGGTGGACGACACCCCGTACGGCGGGGGGCCCGGCATGGTCATGAAGACCGAGCCGTGGGGCGAGGCCCTGGACGAGGTGCTGGCCGAGGGCTACGAGGCCGGGGCGTACGCGCCCGCGCTCGTGGTGCCGACGCCCAGCGGCCGGCCCTTCACCCAGGAACTGGCCGTGGAGCTTTCCGGGCGTCCCTGGCTGATCTTCGCCCCCGCCCGGTACGAGGGCATCGACCGCCGCGTGACCGAGGAGTACGCGACCCGGATGCCCGTCGTGGAGGTCTCCATCGGGGACTACGTCCTGGCCGGCGGGGAAGCCGCCGTCCTGGTCGTCACGGAGGCGGTGGCCCGGCTGCTGCCCGGTGTCCTGGGCAACGCCGAGTCCCACCGGGACGACTCCTTCGCCCCCGGGGCGATGGCCGACCTGCTCGAAGGCCCCGTGTACACCAAGCCGCCCGAGTGGCGGGGGCGTGGCATCCCGGAGGTGCTGCTCAGCGGCCACCACGGCAGGATCGCGCGCTGGCGCCGGGACGAGGCGTTCCGCCGTACCGCCCTCAACCGGCCCGATCTCATCGAGCGGTGCGAGGCTTCGGGCTTCGACAGGAAGGACCGCGAGATCCTCTCGATCCTCGGCTGGTCCCCGGAGCCCGGCGGACGATTTTGGCGCAGACCCGAGGGCGTGGAAGAATAG
- the dprA gene encoding DNA-processing protein DprA, translating to MNAPQAGDEAPQAGPGQVRRARAALTRVLEPGDERGGRWIREVGAVELMRRLTGADGTARELTGVTAPRLAGYRIRAATADPDRDLAAVEAVGGRFVCPGDGEWPSQLDDLGDARPVGLWVRGVPDLRLWALRSVAVVGARACTPYGAHMASVLGAGLAERGWVVVSGAAFGVDGAAHRGALGAAGATLAVLACGVDVAYPRGHTELIGRIVEQGLVVGELAPTEHPTRSRFILRNRVIAALTRGTVVVEAEYRSGSLATARNAQRLGRFTMGVPGPATSGLSAGVHELLRGEAVLVTDASEVAELVGEIGDLAPVRKGSVLPRDLLDAVSARVLDALPWKGAVDGREVARAAGTSTDEALGRLYELHSLGFVERQGDGWRLTPAPTRDGDTRRGGT from the coding sequence ATGAACGCCCCGCAGGCCGGGGACGAGGCCCCGCAGGCCGGTCCCGGCCAGGTGCGCCGGGCGAGGGCGGCTCTGACCCGGGTCCTGGAACCCGGGGACGAGCGCGGGGGCCGCTGGATCCGAGAGGTCGGTGCCGTCGAGCTGATGCGCCGCCTCACCGGCGCGGACGGCACGGCCCGGGAGCTCACGGGTGTGACGGCTCCCCGGCTGGCGGGCTACCGGATACGGGCCGCGACGGCCGACCCGGACCGGGACCTGGCGGCGGTGGAGGCCGTCGGAGGACGCTTCGTGTGCCCGGGCGACGGGGAGTGGCCCAGCCAGCTGGACGACCTGGGGGACGCGCGGCCCGTCGGGCTCTGGGTGAGAGGGGTTCCCGACCTCCGTCTCTGGGCGCTGCGTTCGGTCGCGGTGGTCGGTGCCCGGGCCTGCACTCCGTACGGGGCGCACATGGCGTCCGTCCTCGGGGCGGGCCTGGCGGAGCGTGGCTGGGTGGTGGTCTCGGGGGCGGCGTTCGGTGTGGACGGGGCGGCGCATCGCGGCGCGCTGGGTGCCGCCGGGGCGACCCTGGCCGTACTGGCCTGCGGGGTGGACGTGGCCTATCCGCGCGGGCACACGGAGCTGATCGGGCGCATCGTGGAACAGGGGCTGGTCGTGGGCGAGTTGGCGCCCACGGAGCATCCGACGCGCAGCAGGTTCATCCTGCGCAACCGGGTGATCGCCGCACTCACCCGGGGAACCGTCGTGGTGGAGGCGGAGTACCGGAGCGGCTCGCTGGCGACCGCCCGGAACGCCCAGCGGCTGGGGCGCTTCACCATGGGTGTGCCCGGGCCCGCGACGAGCGGTCTCTCCGCCGGCGTGCACGAACTGCTTCGCGGAGAGGCGGTGCTGGTCACCGATGCCTCGGAAGTCGCCGAGCTGGTGGGGGAGATCGGTGACCTCGCACCGGTCAGGAAGGGTTCCGTGCTGCCCCGGGACCTGCTCGACGCCGTCTCGGCACGTGTCCTGGACGCCCTGCCGTGGAAGGGGGCCGTGGACGGGCGTGAGGTGGCACGCGCCGCCGGGACGTCGACCGACGAAGCGCTCGGTCGGTTGTACGAACTCCACTCACTGGGGTTCGTCGAACGCCAGGGCGATGGATGGAGGTTGACGCCCGCACCCACACGCGATGGGGATACGCGGCGAGGCGGTACTTGA
- a CDS encoding DUF2469 domain-containing protein produces MSAEDLEKYETEMELKLYREYRDVVGLFKYVIETERRFYLTNDYEMQVHSVQGEVFFEVSMADAWVWDMYRPARFVKQVRVLTFKDVNIEELNKSDLELPSG; encoded by the coding sequence ATGAGTGCCGAGGACCTCGAGAAGTACGAGACCGAGATGGAGCTGAAGCTCTACCGGGAGTACCGCGACGTCGTCGGTCTGTTCAAATACGTGATCGAGACCGAGCGGCGGTTCTACCTCACCAACGACTACGAGATGCAGGTGCATTCCGTACAGGGCGAGGTCTTCTTCGAGGTCTCCATGGCCGATGCCTGGGTCTGGGACATGTACCGGCCCGCCAGGTTCGTCAAGCAGGTGCGTGTGCTGACGTTCAAGGACGTGAACATCGAGGAGCTCAACAAGAGCGACCTGGAGCTGCCGAGCGGCTGA
- the lepB gene encoding signal peptidase I, which produces MAVGARSGHDGPEDRPSKGGVPGDAAGPAEGDGGARGHDPQGHESPGAEPLGGDSADGGSPGGSSTAQRKPRSFWKELPLLIGIALVLALLIKTFLVQAFSIPSDSMQNTLQRGDRVLVDKLTPWFGAEPERGEVVVFHDPGGWLENTATPEPNAVQKFLSFIGLMPSAEEKDLIKRVIAIGGDTVECKKNGPVTVNGKALDDKSFIFEGNSACDDQPFGPIHVPEGRIWVMGDHRQNSLDSRYHQELRGQGTVSVNEVVGRAVVIAWPVNRWATLPVPKTFDQPGLNAAAAAAVPGALGVAGALPLVFWRRRRLTRGRTAG; this is translated from the coding sequence TTGGCGGTCGGCGCACGATCCGGACACGACGGACCCGAGGACCGGCCTTCGAAGGGCGGCGTTCCGGGCGACGCGGCGGGCCCGGCGGAGGGTGACGGCGGGGCCCGGGGCCACGACCCCCAGGGCCACGAGTCCCCGGGGGCCGAGCCTCTGGGCGGGGACTCCGCGGACGGCGGTTCCCCCGGCGGCAGCAGCACGGCACAGAGGAAACCGCGCTCGTTCTGGAAGGAGCTGCCGCTTCTCATCGGGATCGCGCTCGTTCTCGCGCTGCTGATCAAGACGTTCCTGGTGCAGGCGTTCTCCATCCCCTCGGACTCCATGCAGAACACGCTGCAGCGGGGCGACCGGGTGCTGGTGGACAAGCTGACGCCCTGGTTCGGGGCCGAGCCGGAGCGCGGCGAGGTCGTGGTCTTCCACGACCCGGGCGGCTGGCTGGAGAACACCGCGACGCCCGAACCGAACGCGGTGCAGAAGTTCCTGAGTTTCATCGGGCTGATGCCGTCCGCCGAGGAGAAGGACCTGATCAAGCGGGTCATCGCGATCGGCGGTGACACGGTGGAGTGCAAGAAGAACGGGCCGGTGACGGTCAACGGCAAGGCCCTGGACGACAAGTCGTTCATCTTCGAGGGCAACAGCGCCTGCGACGACCAGCCCTTCGGGCCGATCCATGTGCCCGAGGGCCGGATCTGGGTCATGGGTGACCACCGCCAGAACTCCCTGGACTCCCGCTACCACCAGGAACTCCGCGGGCAGGGCACGGTGTCGGTGAACGAGGTGGTCGGTCGCGCGGTCGTCATCGCATGGCCGGTGAACCGCTGGGCGACCCTGCCGGTCCCGAAGACCTTCGACCAGCCGGGACTGAACGCGGCCGCGGCCGCCGCGGTCCCGGGCGCACTGGGTGTGGCCGGCGCGCTGCCCCTCGTGTTCTGGCGCCGCCGGAGGCTGACCCGCGGGCGTACCGCCGGGTAG
- a CDS encoding YraN family protein has product MNARGALGRYGEDLAARLLTEAGMAVLERNWRCRTGEIDIVARDGDAVVVCEVKTRRAGTFEHPMQAVTPAKAERLRRLAEIWLSRHGGPPPGGVRIDLVGVVLPGRGAPVTEHVRGVA; this is encoded by the coding sequence ATGAACGCACGGGGGGCACTCGGGCGGTACGGCGAGGATCTGGCGGCGCGGCTGCTGACCGAAGCCGGAATGGCCGTGCTGGAGCGCAACTGGCGCTGTCGCACGGGAGAGATCGACATCGTGGCCAGGGACGGCGACGCGGTGGTCGTCTGTGAGGTGAAGACCCGCAGAGCGGGCACGTTCGAGCATCCGATGCAGGCCGTCACGCCGGCCAAGGCGGAGCGGCTGCGCAGGCTCGCGGAGATCTGGCTCTCCCGGCACGGCGGGCCGCCGCCGGGCGGGGTCAGGATCGATCTGGTCGGCGTGGTCCTGCCCGGGCGCGGGGCGCCGGTCACCGAGCATGTGCGGGGCGTGGCCTGA